A single genomic interval of Gemmatimonadota bacterium harbors:
- a CDS encoding imidazoleglycerol-phosphate dehydratase codes for MSIERKTRETQVRVALSRTNSTVQVDTTEPFLTHMLETWARYAGLGLELHARGDLRHHLIEDVAITLGAAVRELLPPTAARYGHRVIPMDDALVQVSADFGGRVFYEGPLPSGMYDHWMRSFAEHAQCTLHVVVQRGSDRHHVVEAAFKALGLALRDALVETGSVFSTKGSVTWTRE; via the coding sequence ATGAGCATCGAACGCAAGACACGCGAGACGCAGGTGCGTGTGGCCCTGTCACGCACCAACTCCACGGTGCAGGTCGATACGACGGAACCCTTCCTCACGCACATGCTGGAGACCTGGGCCCGATACGCCGGCCTGGGGCTGGAGCTGCACGCACGCGGCGACCTTCGCCACCATCTCATCGAGGACGTCGCCATCACACTCGGCGCCGCCGTTCGTGAGCTGTTGCCGCCAACCGCGGCGCGGTACGGACATCGCGTGATTCCGATGGACGACGCGCTCGTGCAGGTGTCCGCCGACTTCGGCGGGCGGGTGTTCTATGAAGGCCCACTGCCGAGCGGGATGTACGACCACTGGATGCGTTCGTTCGCCGAGCATGCGCAGTGCACGCTGCATGTGGTCGTGCAGCGCGGGAGCGACCGGCATCATGTGGTCGAGGCTGCATTCAAGGCGCTCGGACTTGCGTTGCGTGATGCACTGGTTGAGACGGGGAGCGTCTTCTCCACGAAGGGAAGCGTAACGTGGACCCGCGAATGA